The genomic region AGAACAAATTTTTTAGACAAGAGAACAGAGTATcttgttttacattgtattaatgtatttCACACATCATATCTAACAACAGAATTTTATCATCTCACACATTGTAACTAACATCTCAAACACAGTAATTTAACATCCCAAACATTGTAAACCAACATTTCACACACTGTAAACCGACAACTCACACACTGTAaactgacatctcacacactgtaaaccaccatctcacacactgtaaaccaccatctcacacactgtaaaccaccatctcacacactgtaaaccaacatctcacacactgtaaaccaccatctcacacactgtaaaccaacatctcacacaccgtaaacaaacatctcacacactgtaaacaaacatctcacacactgtaaacaaacatctcacacactgtaaacaaacatctcACAAACTGTAAACCGACAtctcacacactgtaaacaaacatctcacactgtaaaccaacatctcacacactgtaaaccaacatctcacacactgtaaaccaacatctcacacactgtaaacaaacaactcacacactgtaaacaaacatctcacacactgtaaaccaacatctcacacactgtaaacaaacatctcacacactgtaaacaaacatctcacacactgtaaactaacatctcacacactgtaaaccgacatctcacacactgtaaacaaacatctcacacactgTAAACCGACATCTCACACACTGTAAACCGACAACTAACACACTGTAAACCAACATCTCACACACTGTAAACCGACAtctcacacactgtaaacaaacatctcacacactgtaaaccaacatctcacacactgtaaacaaacatctcacacactgTAAACTAACATTTCACACTGTAAACCAACAtctcacacactgtaaacaaacaactcacacactgtaaacaaacatctcacacactgTAAACCGACAACTCACACACTGTAAACTAACATCTCACACACTGTAAACCGACAACTCACACACTGTAAACCAACAtctcacacactgtaaacaaacatctcacacactgTAAACCGACAACTCACacactgtaaacaaacatctcacacactgtaaaccaacatctcacacactgtaaacaaacatctcacacactgtaaacaACATCTCACACACTGTAAACCAACATCTCACACACTGTAAACCGACATCTCACACACTGTAAACCAACATCTCACACACTGTAAACCAACATCTCACACACTGTAAACCGACATCTCACACACTGTAAACCAACATCTCACACACTGTAAACCGACATCTCACACACTGTAAACCAACATCTCACACACTGTAAACCAACATCTCACACACTGTAAACCAACATCTCACACACTGTAAACCAACATCTCACACACTGTAAACCAACATCTCACACACTGTAAACCAACATCTCACACACTGTAAACCAACATCTCACACACTGTAAACCAACACCTCACACACTGTAAACCAACATCTCACACACTGTAAACCAACAtctcacacactgtaaacaaacatctcacacactgtaaacaaacatctcacacactgtaaaccaacatctcacacactgtaaacaaacatctcacacactgtaaacaaacatctcacacactgtaaacaAACAACTCACACACTGTAAACCAACATCTCACACACTGTAAACCGACAACTCACACACTGTAAACCAACAtctcacacactgtaaacaaacatctcacacactgtaaacaaacatctcAGCACACTGTAAACCGACAACTCACacactgtaaacaaacatctcacacactgtaaacaaacacctcacacactgtaaaccaacatctcacacactgtaaacaaacaactcacacactgtaaacaaacatctcacacactgTAAACCGACAACTCACACACTGTAAACCGACAACTCACACACTGTAAACCAACAACTCACacactgtaaacaaacatctcacacactgtaaaccgacatctcacacactgtaaaccgacatctcacacactgtaaacaaacatctcacacactgtaaaccaacatctcacacactgtaaaccaacatctcacacactgtaaacaaacacctcACACACTGTAAACCGACAACTTACACACTGTAAACCAACATCTCACGCACTGTAAACAAACAACTCACACACtaaacaaacatctcacacaatgtaaacaaacatttcacacactGTAAACCGACAACTCACACACTGTAAACCAACATCTCacactgtaaacaaacatctcacacactgTAAACCGACAACTCACacactgtaaacaaacatctcacacactgTAAACCGACAACTCACACACTATAAACCAACATCTCACACACTGTAAACCAACATCTCACACACTGTAAACCGACAACTCACacactgtaaacaaacatctcgcacactgtaaacaaacatctcacacactgtaaacaACATCTCACACACTGTAAACTGACAACTCACACACTGTAAACTGACAACTCACACACTGTAAACCAACATCTCACACACTGTAAACCAACAACTCACACACTGTAAATAAACAtctcacacactgtaaacaaacatctcacactgtaaacaaacatctcacacactgtaaacaaacatctcacacactgtaaaccaacatctcacacactgtaaacaaacatctcacacactgtaaacaaacatctcacacactgtaaaacaaacatctcacacactgtaaacaaacatctaACACACACTGTAAATTAAGACACAATTGCTAAGAAAGTCAACTTCAGAAGAAGTATTTAAGTAATTTCACTTCCGATGATTGTGCTCCTATTGTTGACATCAATTGAAAATCCTAATTGTCACTTCAAGTCACATCTTCTCTAAGGGTGTAATTCCAAGTAACTGCAGTCCATTTGCATACACAGTTCTACAACACTTGAACAATTGTAGTCTTGcctgaaatgaaaatatcaaaagctaaatatatattacacaaaaaacaaaacactctCTCGCCAATTAAAGACAATTAatttttacagatattgtcttCATATAGTCATAATATCAATTTTAATGACAATTGCAGTTGACATCATTGAATATATACAagatttatctatttttaaaatacaaacatcaaAGGGACTTGGACAAGTTAATCAATATCAGACTTACCCTGGCGATGTCTGGATCTTTATCTTTTACCTGTAGTGTTTTTAGTGCTGAGTTGATTTGATttctgtaaaatgaaaaataacatcaGTCTGCATCATCTCGTAATACTCCCAGTAAGTGTTAACTTAATCCTAATGATAAAACTGGGCAAGTAGCTTCAAATGTGTATTGGTTACAAAAACACATAAATAGTAGGACTGTGTAAACATGACTCAAAGGGCACTAGTTGCCATATCCCACTGGGTCTGATAACATCACTTTGGAGAAATTAATTTTTTCAAGATAGCAGAAACCTGTAAGTTAGATTTCAGATCATTGCTGAAAAAGTATTTAGTCGGGATCAATAAAGCCAAGTTTCAggaaaatcataaaataaaattggagaagttcaaattgtcaaaaatatATGATTGCAAACTGCACACTATGACTTGAAACATGATGACCATTGATCTGACACTTTTCTATCTACCTCGTCAAATAAGGCTGCCTATAAAATCTCTGTACAAATAAAGTGGgattttgaaataatcaaaaCAGTGTTAGAATGATTCATTCTCGTATATCACACAGAAAACATTGGTTCAAAGTAGAACCTTTCAGAAAACTAAAACgaaaattttgagaaaaaaatgatgataaaaacCAACCTGAAAGAATTTAAGAACTGAGCTATCTCAAATGGGTCTTCACTTAGTACAGCTGCCTCCACTACATTTTCATACCTGTAAATTCAAGCAAAATGTAATCCTAGTGAATGAAATAAACATTCATTGTATCATATAGGAATGGGCACCAATAGTGTCTTTACATCAaatttaaacattcacagaACCACTTGAATGGTTCCTGATTCATGATTTTCCTCTGAGGAAATTGACAGCCATACTAAACCCAGCCCTAATGGCACAAAAATTTCTTCCAACATTAGAAAAAAGCTTTGAAAATGAATAATGTACATAAAGAAATTAACGAAATGTAGATACTTACTCTATCATCTTGTTGATAAGATTAACTGCTTCTCTTTCTGTTAATAAGCTAAGATCTATCTCACCTTCGTCCATCTCAGGTTTGTAGTATATAGACAGAAGGCTGAAATAAACAGGTAtaacaggtatacaggtaagtcTCTAATAATACCAGATCATACAGGTAAGTCTCTAATAATACCCTGATCATACAGGTAAGTCTCTAATAATACCCGATCATACAGGTAAGTCTCTAATAATACCCGATCATACAGGTAAGTCTCTAATAATACCCGATCATACAGGTAAGTCTCTAATAATACCTGATCATACAGGTAAGTCTCTAATAATACCTGATCATACAGGTAAGTCTCTAATAATACATGATTATACAGGTAATATCTTATGAAAtgtcatcatacaggtagtctCTTCATGATATCAGGGTCTCTTCTCTGAAAGATTGCTAAGTTATCACCTACACCTGTTTTCATACCTGCTCTACACATTTACAAGAATTTAATTTGTTAAGGAAAAACAAAACCTATTTACAACAATGCACCACTGACCACAATTGCATTCACTGTGAATAGTTCACCATCATTAGATGGAGGACTAAAAATATACCTCTACCCCTGTGTCTAATGTTTTTATAAAGAATTCTACTCCAAGCTTGTTTCCCCTTAcaaattaacatgaaaattaatTCTTCATTAAAATATGAATGGTTTCCATCAATCATATCTGAAAACAACCCCTTAAAGGTGTGTGGTTTTCATCGTCCCTTTACCTGCAGAGTCTGGAATGACAGTAGTGTATCAAACTGCCGTCCATGGCTCCTTTCTTAATTAATTCATTCCAGTTAAAAATGTAGTCTCTTTTCTTTGGTTTCTTTAGATCCCAAAACACAAGTGTAGTCATGGTAAGAATGTCTGCAGCTCGATCTTTCTCATCTCCTTCCACTTTTGTTGCTGCGGACAAAGGTTAGGATGCCAAAACAGTGAGAAACCTCCTAATTACTACTTACTTCCAAGTTAAAAGAATATTTGTCAGTATCTAGTGAAATACCCCTGCCTTATgaatgttatcattatatatcaaactaaggaaatatgacataaaatatatatctataatctTGACTTGACTGTGTCCtctttaaataaatacatctaAACAAGCACTGGCTGAACGCTTTTCTTGTAATGGTAGTGGTGTGATGGTGGTCATGTGTTTGTGCCTATGGGGGGATTCTAAATTATCTAGATTGAAGCACAAACTTTCAGACTTTTCCATATTTTCTATTCTAATTTATCTAGATTAAAGCACAAACATTCAGACTTTTCCATATTTTCTATTCTAAATAATCTAGATTAAAGCACAAACTTTCAGACTTGTCCATATTTTCTATTCTAAATTATCTAGATAAGCACTAACTTTCAGACTTTTCCATATTTTCTATTATCACTTTCTTTACATCAAGTAGAAGCTGGGACAACAGGACAATGCTGCCTTTCCTGGTACTCATGCCTGCAATCCTCCCAAATCCTATGTGGAGAGTGTCCTCATACCTACAAGTATCACAGCATAAAATTAACAAGAGGTCCAGAAGGTATGGAATTGCTGAAGTAGATATTTCAGCAATCATGAAAAACCTTCTATTCATGGTAATACAGACTCAAATGATAGATTTTCCCTTTAGATCTGTCTCTCAGTACCATGGAAGATAAATTCCTCTAATGAACTTTTGATATCCTGGTtctaaaaacatgtttttgagAGCAAATTCAATTGAAAAAGACTTAACCTCAAGATATTAAAGGCCAGTTTTAAAGAAAATCCCTCAACAAACCGAGTCCTCTACCATCAAGTTAGGCTCTCTACTTCTACAAATTGCATCCACCTTCAGACATAAATACAATGCTTTtccttaaagaggcttgcccgcagagagatcagaaaaattggctaatagaaaaagattttttacacatgacagattgttggaattgttgagtttttcattttattttccttataaaacgctgaaaagtgatattaaaacctcattttttaaatattatttatttaatcgcaacccgcaataagtccccgctataaagtggagtctaatttgattgacacatcaaagaaacaagcacgtgcacagtgccgcacagtgataacttcaaaggcagcggcaatttacaaagaagatttgccgttatattccatacatttccctctcaggttgagttttaaaacgtcttttaaatacatattctgtaattgttttcaagaaataaagtcggaaagcctctaattttgtcacatagaaacgtgtactgaagtttatttagtgatcggagatgtgccgtttaccggtccgtctgcgggtaagcctctttaacatAGGAATACAAGTTGAAAGTCAGAAATAATAAGGAAATGTTTTCTGGAACCACAGCTCCATGGACAATGTGATGTGAATAGGATAAGAGAAGGTCCTGGGGCCTATGTGATGTAAACAAGGATAAGAAAAGCTCCCACGTGCATGCCTATATGATGTAAACTAGGATAAGAGAGGCTTCTCAGGCCTATATGATGTAAACTAGGATAAGAGAGGCTCCCAATGCCTATGTGATGTAAACTAGGATAAGAGAAGCCCCCAGGGCCTAAATGATGTAAATTAGGATAAGAGAAGCTCCCAGGACCTCTGTGATGTAACTAGGATAAGAGAAGCCCCCAGGGCCTATATGATGTGAACTAGGATAAGAGAAGCTCCCAGGACCTCTGTGATGTAAACTAGGATAAGAGAGGCTCCCAGGGCCTATATGATGTAAACTAGGATAAGAGAAGCCCCCAGGACCTGTGATGTAAACTAGGATAAGAGAAGCTCCCAGGACCTCTGTGATGTAAACTAGGATAAGAGAAGCCCCCAGGGCCTATGTGATGTAAACTAGGATAAGAGAAGCCCCCAGGGCCTAAATGATGTAAACTAGGATAAGAGAGGCTCCCAAGGCCTATGTGATATAAACTAGGATAAGAGAAGCTCCCAAGGCCTCCATGCCAATGTGATATAAACTAGGATAAGAGAAGCTCCCAAGGCCTCCATGCCAATGTGATGTAAACTAGGATAAGAGAAGCTCCCAAGGCCTATGTGATGTAAACTAGGATAAGAGAAGCTCCCACGCCTATGTGATGTAAACTAGGATAAGAGAGGCTCCCACGCCTATGTGATGTAAACAAGTATCAGAGAAGCTCCCAGGGCCTATGTGATGCAAACTAGGATAAGAGAAGCTCCCAAGGCCTATATGATGCAAACTAGGATAAGAGAAGCTCCCAGGACCTCTGTGATGTAAACTAGGATAAGAGAGGCTCCCAGGGCCTATATGATGTAAATTAGGATAAGAGAAGCCCCCAGGACCTCTGTGATGTAAACTAGGATAAGAGAAGCCCCCAGGGCCTATGTGATGTAAACTAGGATAAGAGAAGCCCCCAGGGCCTAAATGATGTAAATTAGGATAAGAGAGGCTCCCAAGGCCTATGTGATGTAAACAAGGATAAGAGAAGCTCCCAGGACCTCTGTGATGTAAACTAGGATAAGAGAAGCTCCCAGGACCTCTGTGATGTAAACTAGGATAAGAGAAGCTCCCAGGACCTCTGTGATGTAAACTAGGATAAGAGAAGCCCCCAGGGCCTATATGATGTAAACTAGGATAAGAGAAGCTCCCAGGACCTCTGTGATGTAAACTAGGATAAGAGAAGCCCCCAGGGCCTATATGATGTAAACTAGGATAAGAGAAGCTCCCAGGACCTCTGTGATGTAAACTAGGATAAGAGAAGCTCCCAGGGCCTAAATGATGTAAACTAGGATAAGAGAAGCCCCCAGGCCCTCTGTGATGTAAACTAGGATAAGAGAAGCCCCCAGGACCTCTGTGATGTAAACTAGGATAAGAGAAGCCCCCAGGGCCTAAATGATGTAAATTAGGATAAGAGAGGCTTCTCAGGCCTATGTGATGTAAACTAGGATAAGAGAGGCTTCCAATGCCTATGTGATGTAAACTAGGATAAGAGAGGCTTCTCAGGCCTATTTGATGTAAACTAGGATAAGAGAGGCTCCCAAGGCCTATATGATGTAAACTAGGATAAGAGAAGCTCCCAGGGCGTATGTGATGTAAACTAGGATAAGAGAGGCTTCTCAGGCCTATGTGATGTAAACTAGGATAAGAGAAGCTCCCACGCCTATGTGATGCAAACTAGGATAAGAGAAGCTCCCAAGGCCTATGTGATGCAAACTAGGATAAGAGAGGCTCCCAAGGCCTATGTGATGTAAACAAGGATAAGGGAGGCTCCCAGGGCCTATGTGATATAAACTAGGATAAGAGAGGCTCCCAAGGCCTATGTGATATAAACTAGGATAAGAGAAGCCCCCAGGGCCCACGAGATGTAAACAAGGATAAGACAGGCTTCTCAGGCCAATATGATGTAAACTAGGATAAGAGAGGCTTCTCAGGCCTATATGATGTAAACTAGGATAAGAGAAGCTCCCACGCCTATGTGATGTAAACTAGgataagtttgtttgtttttttgtttttttgtttaacgtcctattaacagccggggtcattttaaggacgtgccaggttttggaggtggaggaaagcgggagtacctggagaaaaaccaccactAGGATAAGAGAGGCTCCCAAGGCCTATGTGATGTAAACTAGGATAAGAGAGGCTCCCAAGGCCTATGTGATGTAAACTAGGATAAGAGAGGCTCCCAAGGCCTATGTGATGTAAACTAGGATAAGAGAGGCTCCCAAGGCCAATGTGATGTAAACTAGGATAAGAGAATATGAGTGCTCACCTTTTAGCCCATTCTACATCCAGTTCCTTCAGTATCCGACCAAGTTGTTTAAAATGGAGATACTGCCCTTGCTCCACctaaatatagaacatacaaaCTGTATAGCCCACTGATTACTGAAATTGAAGTGTACAATGGCTGTTAGTTTGGCTATTTACTTTTTTGCTTACCtatactattattgtacattatttacattatttatacattgtactcTTTATCTTATTTGGACATTGTATACTATactttatttatacattgtagccTTTAccttatttatacattgtatactataCCTTATTTGGATATTGTATACTATAccttatttatacattgtagcctttatcttatttatacattgtatactataCCTTATTTGGACATTGCTTTGTTCCAACACTACACCTTATTTGGACATTGCTTTGTTCCAACACTACACCTTATTTCGACATCGTACACTTTACCTTATTTGGACATTGTACACTTTACCTTAGTTATACATCGTACACTATGCCTTATTTGGACATTGCTTTGTTCCAACACTACACCTTATTTCAACATTGACACTTTACCTTATTTGGACATTGCTTTGTTCCAACACTTTACCTTATTTGGACATTGTACACTTTACCTGAGTTATACATTAGACGCTATGCCTTATTTGGATATTGTACCTTCTATCTATCATAAAATTCAGCACTAAAAATACTTACAACATAATGGCATCTATCAAACTGATATCGCTTGTGCCTATCAAGTGCTGCAGCAACATCTCTGTAattcacaaaatataaaatgataattagaTAAAAAATACATGGAAAAGATCTGTAGGATTGTCCAATCTCTAACAAGGCTAACAAACATCTTTTATCTTTAATTAATTGTGATCTTGTGAAAAGCTGAGTTTTTTAAAACTTGGAATACCAATTATCCATGCCCAAACTATTGTACCATTAATatttgttactgtatatatatttgtataattatgcGAATTCATTACTGTAACAGAACAATTATGAAATGATGACAATTACTGAGATCAACATTCAATTCACCTCATCCATACTTGTGAAAATGCATAATTAAATTGTGACCTTTTCATATTTAGCCtctacatttattttttacacTTAAAATAAAGTTGTAAGTTTGATTACTTTCTATCTATAAACTTGAAAGAAAAATTAACACATgaaaaactcaaaatttaatAATGATCTCTCAACACTCCCAGCCACATCTGTAGAaattaaagaaacaaaacaaatggcAGAGTGCTATAGGTGGTAAAACTAGTAATTTACTAACTCCAGTACggttagattacagacctggtaaggtacaaaCAGGTCCAGTACggttagattacagacctggtaaggtacaaaCAGGTCCAGTCtggttagattacagacctggtaaggtacaaagAGGTCCAGTAtggttagattacagacctggtaaggtacaaagAGGTCCAGTACggttagattacagacctggtaaggtacaaaCAGGTCCAGTATAGTTAGAGtacagacctggtaaggtacaaagAGGTCCAGTATGGTTAGAGtacagacctggtaaggtacaaaCAGGTCCAGTAtggttagattacagacctggtaaggtacaaaCAGGTCCAGTAtggttagattacagacctggtaaggtacaaagAGGTCCAGTAtggttagattacagacctggtaaggtacaaaCAGGTCCAGTACGGTTAGATTACTgacctggtaaggtacaaagAGGTCCAGTAtggttagattacagacctggtaaggtacaaagAGGTCCAGTAtggttagattacagacctggtaaggtacaaaCAGGTCCAGTCtggttagattacagacctggtaaggtacaaagAGGTCCAGTAtggttagattacagacctggtaaggtacaaagAGGTCCAGTAtggttagattacagacctggtaaggtacaaaCAGGTCCAGTATTgttagattacagacctggtaaggtacaaagAGGTCCAGTACggttagattacagacctggtaaggtacaaagAGGTCCAGTAtggttagattacagacctggtaaggtacaaaCAGGTCCTGTACggttagattacagacctggtaaggtacaaaCAGGTCCAGTAtggttagattacagacctggtaaggtacaaagAGGTCCAGTATTgttagattacagacctggtaaggtacaaagAGTTCCAGCAtggttagattacagacctggtaaggtacaaagAGGTCCTGTATTAttagattacagacctggtaaggtacaaaCAGGTCCTGTACggttagattacagacctggtaaggtacaaaCAGGTCCAGTATTgttagattacagacctggtaaggtacaaTGAGGTCCAGTACggttagattacagacctggtCAGGTACAAACAGGTCCTGTACAgttagattacagacctggtaaggtacaaagAGGTCCGGTAtggttagattacagacctggtaaggtacaaaCAGGTCCAGTAtggttagattacagacctggtaaggtacaaagAGGTCCAGTAtggttagattacagacctggtGAGGTACAAAGAGGTCCAGTAtggttagattacagacctggtaaggtacaaagAGGTCCAGTAtggttagattacagacctggtaaggtacaaaAAGGTCCAGTATGGTTAGAGtacagacctggtaaggtacaaaCAGGTCCAGTACggttagattacagacctggtaaggtacaaagAGGTCCAGTACggttagattacagacctggtaaggtacaaagAGGTCCAGCAtggttagattacagacctggtaaggtacaaaCAGGTCCAGTACggttagattacagacctggtaaggtacaaaCAGGTCCAGTACggttagattacagacctggtaaggtacaaagAGGTCCAGTAtggttagattacagacctggtaaggtacaaagAGGTCCAGTAtggttagattacagacctggtaaggtacaaaCAGGTCCTGTAtggttagattacagacctggtaaggtacaaaCAGGTCCTGTATGGTTAGAGtacagacctggtaaggtacaaagAGGTCCTGTAtggttagattacagacctggtaaggtacaaagAGGTCCTGTAtggttagattacagacctggtaaggtacaaagAGGTCCTGTAtggttagattacagacctggtaaggtacaaagAGGTCCAGTAtggttagattacagacctggtaaggtacaaagAGGTCCAGTACggttagattacagacctggtaaggtacaaagAGGTCCAGTACggttagattacagacctggtaaggtacaaagAGGTCCAGTACggttagattacagacctggtaaggtacaaaCAGGTCCAGTAtggttagattacagacctggtaaggtacaaagAGGTCCAGTATGGTTAGAGtacagacctggtaaggtacaaagAGGTCCTGTAtggttagattacagacctggtaaggtacaaaCAGGTCCAGTAtggttagattacagacctggtaaggtacaaaCAGGTCATTAtggttagattacagacctggtaaggtacaaagAGGTCCAGTAtggttagattacagacctggtaaggtacaaagAGGTCCAGTACggttagattacagacctggtaaggtacaaaCAGGTCCAGTAtggttagattacagacctggtaaggtacaaaCAGGTCCAGTAtggttagattacagacctggtaaggtacaaagAGGTCCTGTA from Pecten maximus chromosome 11, xPecMax1.1, whole genome shotgun sequence harbors:
- the LOC117337911 gene encoding probable arginine--tRNA ligase, mitochondrial, whose protein sequence is MVREQKERYGTVTLSEDTDKQRVLIEYSSPNIAKPFHAGHFRSTILGNIIANLNEACGHTVFRINYLGDWGIQYGLMVHHLKKNGSEAILDRKSVKYMLELYINANEEKEVERSLPEDEKITTMESQKIFKKLEEGDPEELRLWRKCRDLSVEHYLETYKKLGIQFTAIEGESMYLTQTKQLLEDLKQKGMLKFRSETGVGYMKLKPDGLVEEAVLVRSNGTSLYLTRDVAAALDRHKRYQFDRCHYVVEQGQYLHFKQLGRILKELDVEWAKRYEDTLHIGFGRIAGMSTRKGSIVLLSQLLLDVKKVIIENMEKSETTKVEGDEKDRAADILTMTTLVFWDLKKPKKRDYIFNWNELIKKGAMDGSLIHYCHSRLCSLLSIYYKPEMDEGEIDLSLLTEREAVNLINKMIEYENVVEAAVLSEDPFEIAQFLNSFRNQINSALKTLQVKDKDPDIARARLQLFKCCRTVYANGLQLLGITPLEKM